The nucleotide sequence ACAATTAAATCTGAATCGTGCCTGGTAACAACAGCCATAAACTTCCCTAGCCATTAACAGTCACTCCATGTAAATCCTAAGAACACACACCAAAAATGGACAATGAACCTTCAATAATGCCAAATATAAAGAAATGTCAATTTTGTTATCCTCCCAGAATGACAATTGATGTAATGAACCTAGAAATAAGTACCAAAAGACCCCAAAATCCCCTTCCATGTTGATACACAGAAAAACCAAAATTGCAAGTTGTTCATCTTGAagctgaaaaagaaaaacactcaAATTGTTCTACTTTATTCACTTAGAAtaccaaaaagaagaaaaatcggAAGATATATCTTTACCATCAATTTCGTACCTTTGCCTCCACCCATGAATTGGTGAACTGTAACTTGCCTACCAAACAACCGATACCCAGAACCACTGCAACAACCAGTCGTTGAAGACTGGAAAGCTGCACCATTTCTTGAACCCCCACCATCCCCAGTCGCATCAACTGAATCCTCCATCAATTTCTCGCCTCACTGCCCCATAGAAAGGATATAGCATTACCAAAATTGAACTGAAAACACAAGTAGAATACAATCTGGATCTAGAAGAGACGTTCTGCTCACAGCGGTTATTGTGGATGAATGGCGAGGGGACACCGCTCACGGCGGTTATCAAGCGAACAGGAAGAAGGTACTGATTACCGCGACTGCACGGAAACGGGTATCAACCATTAACCTGCTCAACGCCCTAGACACCGCACGATTCCGTGATTAATATTTTACACAATCCATTCTATTATTATGAATattttttctgaaattttttttttcctggcaaGAACAAACCACAAAAGACAAACTCAAGCTAAAACAAAATTGCAGGTGCCTTTGTCCTACGTTTGGTGAGTAGaaccaaggttttgaaaaccggaatGGCCGGTTGGACCGATCCAACTGGTGACCGATCATTTGTCTGATCCGATTGATGTGTTAGAGTCGACCGTTAATGAACCGAGATTTTTCAATTGACCGGACAAGTCATTGGTTGAACCTGTCAAAATCGGCTGGTTTTAAAACCAATTCAATTCATTTGTTAaggttaagaaaatatttttaaattttattcttggtagggtttgaactcatgagtttttgttcattaaaaaaaaatgctctAACCACTAAGTTATATGACTTTCTTTGTCTAAAATGACactttattttaatataaagtATTTTACAAATGTTTTCATATATATTGTACCCCCAAACTTTGATCCCAAAAattccccaaatctatgtggcattaaaataattattggctaaaaacatatatatagggttcacttcacatccaacactttaCGTTAAAtaggggtcttttgggggtctcaagcattatccatattgtatttatatatatatagatataaataattcattatatTGAATCCGATTCCAACCCGGTTTGAATCTCGATTGAATCTTTGAACCATGAATCGAAGATTTTTCCGATTCGATCACCAGCccgattttcaaaaccttgagTAGAACAAGCCCGAAAACTAGCTTGGGCTTGTTCTTATATGCAAAGCGGGATCAAGCTTGGAATAACCGAGTCTGAGAGGCGCACAAGTGGTCTTGATCGTTGTACAACTGTACTTGGGATCTGTTTATTCGTGTTAGAACAACCACAATAGTAAAATTTTATTCGGCcaataaaaatgtattggattttgtgttttgttgatgtggttgtattagaagacgtgttttgctgacgtgactgtattgggagacgtgttttgttgatgtgattgtattgagattttgagatttgatgtagttttgttgggaTAACGTGGAAACGTAGAACGTTGTGGCTCTATGTTGGGTgggaatgaataatgtatatgaatttgtgttttactgatatggttatacgtgtttgacttttttgtataatagagcTGAGATTTTTGttccaacaaaaataaaaatgctctATTGCATTTGCTCTTACGTGGCGAGATGTCGGCGTCTATAGTCGCATATCCGACGTACGCATATATACAGGACGTCCGCAGCCGTCTGGAGTAGAGTAGAAGTGATAGCATTTACATAGCAGAACCAAAAGTTGCGCAAAATCTCCATGGCTCTCCGTTCGCTCATGACAAGGAAAACCCTCGCGGATTGCCGAGCCTTAGGGCTAGGGTTTACTCAACTGCGGGGATTGAAGACGTTTTCGCTCCCGGATTTACCTTATGACTACGGTGCTTTGGAGCCGGCGATCAGTGGCGAAATCATGCAGCTTCACCACCAGAAGCACCACCAGACCTACATCACCAATTACAATAAGGCTCTCGAGCAGCTTCAAGGTGCCATGGACAAGGGCGACTCCCCTACTGTCGTCAAGTTGCAGAGTGCCATCAAGTTCAATGGAGGAGGTTTTCTCGTTCTCTTTCTCTATAATTCTTTGTGGTGTTTTGTGATCTGTTTTACAATTGAAACTGTTGATGAATTTGAACTGGCGTTGGAGAAAATTATTGACTTTTGGTTGTAGACGATTTTTATACTCATTTGGTATCTTGATTCAAGTATTGTCGCCGGTTATGCGTGTTTTAGCGTTTCGTATTACTCTCTACAACACAACTGCTTAATTCTAGGGTTCAATGACAATGATGTTAAAGATTTCTAAATGAATTGAAATGGTAGAATTGCTAATGTTGCAGAATTTAGTTATTTATGctcattttaattttctttggtaTGTTTTTTAAATAAGTATCTAGCTCTTATAGTGGAACTTTCTACTGTAGTTGAGATCACTTGAGAAACCAGTTAAGAATATTTGTAAACGGTCTGAAATGGTAGACGCCAATGTGGTGGTGATTTTACAAATGTAATTGTTgcattattgttttgttttgagtGAAGAATTTGCATAGTAGATCCTGTTATTGTTGTTGAACCCATATAAAGAATAAGTATCGAAACAATTTCATGGTAGTCCTGTGTTTATATGGAATGAATTTTCAATTATGTAGGTCATGTCAACCACTCAATCTTTTGGAAGAATCTTACTCCTGTTCATGTAAGTAAAATCACTTTTGGTCTGGTTTCTTTTAGGCCCTTCTTTCTACTTTCTATACCTAACACTTGCCCTTGGACTTATGACAGGAAGGAGGTGGTGAGCCTCCAAAGGGTTCCTTGGGCTGGGCTATTGACAATCATTTTGGTTCCTTAGAAGCGTTGATACAAAAGATGAATACTGAAGGTGCTTCTCTGCAGGGCTCTGGATGGGTGGTAAGCTCTTGGCCTGTTTAAATTATGACAATAGTTTGTAAGGTTCTGTGCATTCTCTAATTGTTGGTTTGCTCATTTCCTATTTGGCAGTGGCTCGGTGTGGATAAAGAATTGAAGAAGCTTTTGGTTGAAACCACGGCAAATCAGGTAacttctctatttatttttttaattatttacgATCAATTAGGTGGAATTGTCTCTAGCTTTTACTTCTCTATTGGGTTGCACTGGTCCTTGTGCTCTTCAGAACGTACAAATTCATATGCATGACTGATACCGGTTTTGACTGGCAACAGTGCATACTTCTCATAGGAATAGCAGGGCAGATAGGCCTGGCATTGTGAGTCTCGTTATTTGGTATAAATTCCTTGCCGAGGGTACAAGGATTTTGACCTCAAACTGTGCTAATCTTCGGCATGGCTTTGTTGTGGGCTGATTGTGTTGGTCCACTATATTATTAGTACACTTCATGTGGGTTACTGTTTCTTTCTCATACCCCTTTTCCTCCACATTTTACTAGTTATTTGTGGTCATAAGTTAGTTGTGATTTTTCTTGACAGGACCCACTGGTAACGAAAGGGGCAAATCTAGTTCCTTTGCTTGGTATTGATGTTTGGGAGCATGCATACTACTTACAGGTAAGCTTGAACCCTAAATTGCACGCTGCTGTAGCTTTATTTATGTACTTCTTTATAAGTTAAAACTCATTCTACTTAGCTTTGGTAATAAGCTCCATTTTTGTTCATGATGACAAAATGATTGGACGGTAATccataattttgaaaatatttttttgttccccTGCTTAGATTTGTAGTACTTTGGACTGTTATCAATTTGGGGGTTTAGTTGCTGTAGGATtgtggtttagggttttggttagAAAGGTAGTGGGCATCAAGAAGACTCATGTGACACAACTATGattcaaatcaaaattaaaactgAGTAACCAGCCTGAAAGAAAACTAAGTCATGCCTGCAATCCCCAATGACTAGCTTAGTCTTCCTGCAACCTCGTGCTGGTGACAACTCAATTATCCTGTGCCGTACAGTGGGAGTGGATGCTGTTAAAAAAGGTTCAACGAAACATCCCTTTGCATTGagctctttctcttttcctgtcGAGGACGAGTTTTTCATTCGGTTTTGCTTACATGCACATGTTATATGATTATATGTTCTCCCTTTAAAGTTTCTCCGGAaatttctgtattttttttttgttttgctttcatgttcataatatatatataatacagtAATTACTCTTTTTTGTTATGTGCTACAGTACAAGAATGTGAGGCCAGATTATCTGAAAAACATATGGAAAGTTGTGAACTGGAAATATGCCAGCGAAgtttttgagaaagaatgtGAGCCATGAGCCTACCTCAAAGGTTGGAGGTATCAGAAGATATGAGGTGCCATGCGGCTTGTTAGGTTTAAGATGAAATAAGACAATCTACTGTAATATACGCTGACTTTCTTTCATTGGGGAGATTCAGTAGGGATGTGTTAAAATGAAATAATGTTGGGCCATATACCCTTCTGGTTCTTCTGTCCTTGATCAGTTCCACTGTAGCACGTTCTGaactattggtttttttttttagtccaTGAGGCCTCATCTAAATACGCTGCTCTTGTTCAAGCTAAATTGATTGTAGTTCGTTGATAGTGGAATCACAATTGGTTACTTGTGAATCCAAAATGCATATAATGAGCTCTTTGTTGCCAATCAATTTATTGAAGAAATGCAGACGATTGCTTGAGATCTTAGTGGGAAAGATGAATGGTAAATCTATATGTTACTATTAACCCATCATTTCCACAAACCATAAaatctacccaaaaaaaaaaggaaaaagcaaTCTGTTGCCAATACGCCCAATCCGATGTTAGGATATTGATATTTCATATTTGAGCAGTTAATACGTCGTCGTTTGACGTCTGCAAAAGAATCAAAACTGAAAGCCCAGAGCCAGCCGAACCCTGTTCTGCTCATAACCAACCGGGTGAGTTCTTCTTattctatctttttcttttcttaataaTCGAGATTCGAGTGTCTTTTTGATGTGACGATGGAGGCTCTGTTATATGTAGTGTTATTGTCTGTTGTAATCGCTATTCTTTTGTTTATTCTATTTGctctaccttcttttttttcatttcgattgttatttcttcttcaaagttcaaaccattatctccaccaccaccagccCTTGATAGTGTTGATTGTAAAAGTTAATTGTTACTGTTagatttctcctttttcttgcaccttaatttgatttgatttgtatcaGATTGGTTTTATTTGTcgtaatattgtttgtttttttctttaaatttgatGCACAGACGGCTCAGCGAGGTGTATGGCAACTTAGCAACTGCAAAAGCTAACTGTGAATGTGGGTTATTTTTCAGATACACGGAAATTATAAACACCCGCCGCAAGGCGCGGGCCTCCGTAGTTCACTCGTTAAAGACTCAGAATTTGAATGCCCTTTGGACGTTAATCATGCTATTGAAAAACCGCTGCTTCAGAGCCCTAAAAGCTCCAATCTTTTCCCTTTCACTCCAAACCAAGAAACTTCCACACGCATACACCCAGAAGCAGAGTTATGTGGATGTGTACATGCAGTGGAAGAAAGACCCATACTACGACTCCATTGAGCATATATACAGGTCTATAGAGCTCAAGCCCATCATTTCTTTGAAGAATTGCATTGCCCAAGACCCCAATGGCTGCATCCCCATCTCTGCAGTGTCTAAAAGGGGCTTAGAATTTGGTGTATCTATCAAGGTTGTTAAATTTTTGAGGCAATACCCAGCAATCTTTGAGGAATTTACAGGCCCCAATTACAATTTGCCTTGGTTTAAACTTACCCCAGAAGCTGCGGAGATTGATAGAGAAGAGAGAAGGGTGTATGAGGATTGCAGGGAGGATTTCAAAGATAGGTTAAAGAAGTTGATATTGATGACTAAGGAGAAGGTTTTGCCCTTGAAAATAATTCAGGGCATGCAGTGGTATTTGGGATTGCCAGAAGATTTTTTGCATCATGTAGAAAGAAATCTCGATGGGTCTTTTAGGTTTGTGGAGATAGGAGATGGGTTAAGGGGATTGGCTGTTGAGAGTGAGAATAGGGTTTTGTCTCTGTTGCAAAAAACTGTGATGAAGAAAGGGATCTATTCTGGACAGCCAATGGAGGCAATTGCCTTTCCTTTGTTTCCATCAAAAGGTTTGAGGTTGAGGTGCAAAATTGAGAATTGGTTAGATGAGTTCCAAAAGCTTCCATATGTTTCACCTTATGAGGATTATTCACGGTTGGATCCAAGTAGTGATATAGCTGAGAAGAGGGTTGTGGGGTTTCTTCACGAGTTGCTTTCTCTGTTTGTTGAGCATTCAGCTGAGAGAAAGAAGCTTCTGTGCCTTAAGAAGTACTTTGGATTGCCGCAGAAGGTACACAAAGCGTTTGAGAGGCATCCCCATATGTTCTATTTATCTTTTAGAAACAAGACTTGTACTGCAATTCTCAAGGAAGCGTACAATGGTAAATCAGCTATGGAGAAGCACCCAATATTGGGGGTGAGGAAGAAGTACATTAAGTTAATCAAGGAATCGGAGGCTCTATTGAAGAATAGGAGGCTGAATAATCGGGTTGTTGAAAGAGGGAAGTTGGACCTGGATTTGGATAATGTGGATGAAAATGAAGGGGAGATGGCAGAAGGCACTTTGTAGACTGGATTTTCCCAATTTCCAGGGGATTAGTTATGAGTTTTAGCCTTTGGCTTATTGGTGGGTTTATTTTCTGACAATCTTGGTGTCACAAGTTTATACATGAGAACAATCTGCAATGCCAGCAGAAGCTATGTGCTGTGGGTTGCCCTTTACCATTAGATGATATATATTTTCATGGAGGTATGGAGAGCACTTACAAGAAGATTTTACTTGAGATAAGTTTGCTTGCAATTGTTTAAGACAGATGACATTTGGAAGTTGCGCTCAAGTATTTTGTCATGGCCATTGTCAgagaggtatatatatatttgagggTCTTATTTACTTAAAGTCAGGGTCATTTACATGTTaatgacattgcacaaaaaccatTTGTGTTGTTACATGCATGTTACAATGGAAGCTATAATTTAGTTCTGCAGATTCAATGGCTATAATGAGCTCTCTGTTGCCAATCGATTTATTGAAGAAA is from Tripterygium wilfordii isolate XIE 37 chromosome 14, ASM1340144v1, whole genome shotgun sequence and encodes:
- the LOC120014848 gene encoding superoxide dismutase [Mn], mitochondrial; this translates as MALRSLMTRKTLADCRALGLGFTQLRGLKTFSLPDLPYDYGALEPAISGEIMQLHHQKHHQTYITNYNKALEQLQGAMDKGDSPTVVKLQSAIKFNGGGHVNHSIFWKNLTPVHEGGGEPPKGSLGWAIDNHFGSLEALIQKMNTEGASLQGSGWVWLGVDKELKKLLVETTANQDPLVTKGANLVPLLGIDVWEHAYYLQYKNVRPDYLKNIWKVVNWKYASEVFEKECEP
- the LOC120014847 gene encoding protein WHAT'S THIS FACTOR 9, mitochondrial-like isoform X1 gives rise to the protein MHRRLSEVYGNLATAKANCECGLFFRYTEIINTRRKARASVVHSLKTQNLNALWTLIMLLKNRCFRALKAPIFSLSLQTKKLPHAYTQKQSYVDVYMQWKKDPYYDSIEHIYRSIELKPIISLKNCIAQDPNGCIPISAVSKRGLEFGVSIKVVKFLRQYPAIFEEFTGPNYNLPWFKLTPEAAEIDREERRVYEDCREDFKDRLKKLILMTKEKVLPLKIIQGMQWYLGLPEDFLHHVERNLDGSFRFVEIGDGLRGLAVESENRVLSLLQKTVMKKGIYSGQPMEAIAFPLFPSKGLRLRCKIENWLDEFQKLPYVSPYEDYSRLDPSSDIAEKRVVGFLHELLSLFVEHSAERKKLLCLKKYFGLPQKVHKAFERHPHMFYLSFRNKTCTAILKEAYNGKSAMEKHPILGVRKKYIKLIKESEALLKNRRLNNRVVERGKLDLDLDNVDENEGEMAEGTL
- the LOC120014847 gene encoding protein WHAT'S THIS FACTOR 9, mitochondrial-like isoform X2; protein product: MLLKNRCFRALKAPIFSLSLQTKKLPHAYTQKQSYVDVYMQWKKDPYYDSIEHIYRSIELKPIISLKNCIAQDPNGCIPISAVSKRGLEFGVSIKVVKFLRQYPAIFEEFTGPNYNLPWFKLTPEAAEIDREERRVYEDCREDFKDRLKKLILMTKEKVLPLKIIQGMQWYLGLPEDFLHHVERNLDGSFRFVEIGDGLRGLAVESENRVLSLLQKTVMKKGIYSGQPMEAIAFPLFPSKGLRLRCKIENWLDEFQKLPYVSPYEDYSRLDPSSDIAEKRVVGFLHELLSLFVEHSAERKKLLCLKKYFGLPQKVHKAFERHPHMFYLSFRNKTCTAILKEAYNGKSAMEKHPILGVRKKYIKLIKESEALLKNRRLNNRVVERGKLDLDLDNVDENEGEMAEGTL